A single window of Acidobacteriota bacterium DNA harbors:
- a CDS encoding cytochrome c produces the protein MKRALRFAAWLLLLLALVVTGAMLVVQGRGVSARPQPSWIETRAALFLRGWLTPPMYKGLRNPVTATPGNFADARQHFADHCASCHANDGSGNTEMGQSFYPKAPDMRLPRTQELSDGEIFYFIENGIRLTGMPAWSTGTPEGEKASWELVHFIRRLSALTSEDLAIMERFNPTSRDVFEEELRIERFLSGETPDPPAPPVSPAPDPHAGHEPPK, from the coding sequence ATGAAGCGCGCGCTACGATTCGCCGCCTGGCTGTTGTTGTTGCTGGCGTTGGTGGTGACCGGCGCCATGCTGGTGGTGCAGGGCCGCGGCGTCAGCGCCCGGCCCCAACCGTCATGGATCGAGACGCGCGCCGCGCTGTTCCTGCGCGGGTGGCTGACGCCGCCCATGTACAAGGGCCTGCGCAATCCCGTCACCGCCACCCCCGGCAACTTTGCGGACGCCCGGCAGCACTTCGCGGATCACTGCGCCAGTTGCCATGCGAATGACGGCAGCGGCAATACCGAGATGGGCCAGTCGTTCTACCCCAAGGCGCCCGACATGCGCCTGCCGCGCACGCAGGAGTTGAGCGACGGCGAGATCTTCTACTTCATTGAGAACGGCATCCGGCTCACCGGCATGCCCGCCTGGAGCACGGGCACCCCCGAAGGCGAAAAAGCCAGTTGGGAGCTGGTCCACTTCATCCGCCGCCTGTCGGCGCTGACTTCCGAAGACCTGGCGATCATGGAGCGCTTCAACCCCACCTCGCGCGACGTGTTCGAGGAAGAGCTGCGAATCGAGCGCTTCCTGAGCGGCGAAACCCCCGACCCACCAGCCCCACCCGTCTCACCCGCCCCCGATCCCCACGCCGGCCATGAACCCCCGAAATAG
- a CDS encoding FeoA family protein: MIRKHASLAALPVGGTATVAHVRGERAVVRRLLEIGLVPGTTVTMRRVAPMGDPIELKVRNFALSIRRSEALGIEIE; encoded by the coding sequence GTGATCAGAAAACACGCTTCCCTCGCCGCCCTGCCGGTCGGCGGTACCGCCACCGTCGCCCACGTTCGCGGTGAGCGCGCCGTGGTTCGCCGCCTGCTGGAAATTGGCCTGGTGCCGGGCACGACGGTCACCATGCGACGCGTCGCGCCCATGGGCGATCCGATCGAGCTGAAGGTGCGCAACTTCGCGCTGTCAATTCGCCGGTCCGAAGCGCTCGGCATCGAAATCGAGTGA
- the feoB gene encoding ferrous iron transport protein B: MTPLPIVLVAGNPNSGKSTLFNALTGARAHVANYPGVTIDRVAATLAGADGNAFELVDLPGTYGLSARSREEQIAVDALIGHGLPAPQAVVVVVDAATLARSLFLAIEVIATGVPVVIALNMSDEAARDGITIDVARLAAMTGAEVVRTVATRGKGLDELKAAIARAVTGPAADAPPIERPAALAVDIAELEAAILAEHALGRTGAARAWAMWLLLSLDDEGADDLAGVPPPLRVLTRAIRSRAAAAGRNVDLEIIASSYRRVDAIVEAVVQRAAPSRRRTDRIDAVLTHGVYGAVVFALVMLVVFQALFTWSEPAIAFIESMVAGVQGLAASALPPGPLTDLVINGIIAGVGNVVVFVPQIGLLFLFIGLLEDSGYLARVAFVIDRLMRSVGLNGRAFVPMLSGFSCAVPAVMATRTIENRTDRLLTMLVLPLMSCSARLPVYVLVTATVFAPDARLGVLSVGAVVLFAMYLLSVVAALTAAAVLRRTVLKGPGAPLVLELPPYRLPATGVLLFNVWQRVRAFLIGAGTVILALTIVLWALLSYPKVATAAAGDQLRHSFAGRLGHVIEPAIEPLGFDWRIGVGIIGAFAAREVFVSTLAIVFDIESDGAEDEPLREALRTATWPDGRPLMTPLAGVSLMVFFVLACQCMSTVAVVRRESGTWRWPIFMVVYMTLLAYGASLVVYQVGARLGLGLG; the protein is encoded by the coding sequence GTGACGCCGCTTCCCATCGTTCTGGTTGCCGGCAACCCCAACTCAGGCAAGTCCACGCTCTTCAACGCGCTCACCGGCGCGCGCGCCCACGTCGCCAACTATCCCGGCGTCACGATCGATCGGGTCGCGGCGACGCTGGCCGGCGCCGACGGCAACGCGTTCGAACTGGTTGACCTACCCGGCACTTACGGCCTGAGCGCGCGCTCACGCGAGGAACAGATCGCGGTCGACGCGCTGATCGGCCACGGACTGCCCGCCCCCCAGGCCGTGGTGGTCGTCGTCGATGCGGCGACGCTGGCCCGGTCGCTGTTCCTGGCCATTGAGGTGATTGCCACCGGTGTGCCGGTGGTGATCGCGCTCAACATGTCGGACGAGGCGGCTCGCGACGGCATCACCATCGACGTCGCCCGGCTCGCGGCGATGACCGGCGCGGAAGTCGTGCGGACGGTGGCTACGAGGGGCAAGGGCCTGGACGAGCTCAAGGCGGCGATTGCGCGCGCCGTCACCGGCCCCGCTGCGGACGCGCCGCCGATCGAGCGGCCGGCCGCCCTGGCCGTGGACATCGCGGAGCTGGAAGCCGCCATTCTGGCCGAGCACGCGCTCGGCCGGACCGGCGCCGCGCGCGCATGGGCGATGTGGCTGCTGTTGTCGCTCGATGACGAAGGGGCCGATGACCTGGCCGGTGTGCCGCCGCCGCTGCGGGTACTGACGCGCGCCATTCGCAGCCGCGCCGCCGCCGCGGGCCGCAATGTCGACCTCGAGATCATCGCGTCCTCGTATCGCCGGGTCGATGCGATTGTCGAGGCCGTCGTCCAACGGGCGGCGCCCAGCCGGCGCCGGACCGATCGCATTGACGCGGTGCTGACGCACGGTGTCTACGGCGCCGTCGTGTTCGCGCTGGTGATGCTGGTGGTGTTCCAGGCGCTGTTTACCTGGTCGGAGCCGGCGATTGCCTTTATCGAATCGATGGTGGCGGGGGTCCAGGGGCTGGCGGCGTCGGCGCTGCCGCCCGGGCCGCTCACCGACCTGGTGATCAACGGCATCATCGCCGGCGTCGGCAACGTCGTGGTGTTCGTGCCGCAGATCGGGTTGTTGTTCCTGTTCATCGGCCTGCTCGAAGACTCGGGCTACCTGGCGCGGGTGGCGTTCGTGATCGACCGCCTGATGCGCAGTGTCGGTTTGAACGGCCGCGCCTTCGTGCCCATGCTGTCGGGGTTTTCGTGCGCGGTGCCGGCGGTGATGGCCACGCGCACCATCGAGAACCGGACCGATCGCCTGCTGACCATGCTGGTGCTGCCGCTGATGTCGTGCAGCGCCCGGCTGCCGGTGTACGTGCTGGTCACCGCCACGGTGTTTGCGCCCGATGCGCGCCTCGGCGTGCTCAGCGTGGGAGCGGTCGTGCTGTTCGCCATGTACCTGCTGTCGGTGGTGGCGGCGCTCACCGCCGCGGCCGTGCTGAGGCGCACCGTGTTGAAGGGCCCCGGAGCGCCGCTGGTGCTCGAGTTGCCGCCGTACCGGCTGCCGGCCACCGGCGTGCTGCTGTTCAACGTGTGGCAGCGGGTCCGCGCGTTCCTGATCGGCGCCGGCACCGTGATTCTCGCGCTCACCATCGTGCTGTGGGCGCTGCTGTCGTATCCCAAGGTCGCGACGGCGGCGGCCGGCGATCAGCTGCGGCACAGTTTCGCCGGCCGGCTGGGCCACGTCATCGAGCCGGCGATCGAGCCGCTCGGTTTCGACTGGCGCATCGGCGTCGGCATCATCGGCGCATTCGCGGCGCGCGAAGTCTTCGTCTCGACGCTGGCGATCGTCTTCGACATTGAATCCGACGGCGCCGAGGACGAACCGCTGCGCGAGGCGCTGCGCACCGCCACCTGGCCTGACGGACGGCCGTTGATGACGCCGCTGGCCGGCGTCTCGCTGATGGTGTTCTTCGTGCTGGCCTGCCAGTGCATGAGCACCGTCGCCGTCGTCCGTCGCGAGTCGGGCACGTGGCGGTGGCCAATCTTCATGGTCGTCTACATGACGCTGCTCGCGTACGGCGCGTCACTGGTCGTCTACCAGGTCGGCGCCCGTCTCGGGCTGGGGCTCGGCTGA
- a CDS encoding heavy-metal-associated domain-containing protein, with protein MSFTETTVVIAGMSCGGCVNSLTRVLTAVPGLEPLKIEVGKARLKVDAEVATPAVIAAAVERAGFTVISQE; from the coding sequence ATGAGCTTCACCGAAACGACCGTTGTCATCGCTGGCATGAGCTGCGGGGGCTGCGTCAACAGCTTGACCCGCGTCCTGACCGCCGTTCCCGGCCTCGAACCACTCAAGATTGAGGTCGGCAAGGCCCGGCTGAAGGTCGACGCCGAGGTCGCGACACCCGCGGTCATTGCCGCCGCGGTCGAGCGCGCCGGCTTCACCGTCATCAGCCAGGAGTGA
- a CDS encoding cupredoxin domain-containing protein, whose protein sequence is MDGMDFTIIGVAVALIVLVNWYFLGRSQSSVVAVAAPGAVAEFTIRVAGGYSPNAIEVARGSRVRLTFDRQEDNPCSEEVVVPDFGIRRDLPAFARTVVEFTADTAGTHQFACGMGMLRGTIVVK, encoded by the coding sequence ATGGATGGAATGGACTTCACCATCATCGGCGTTGCGGTCGCGTTGATCGTCCTGGTGAACTGGTACTTCCTGGGCCGGTCGCAGTCATCGGTGGTGGCTGTGGCCGCGCCCGGGGCGGTGGCCGAGTTCACCATTCGGGTCGCGGGCGGCTACTCGCCTAACGCCATCGAGGTCGCCCGCGGCAGCCGCGTGCGCCTGACTTTCGATCGCCAGGAAGATAACCCGTGCTCCGAGGAAGTGGTGGTGCCCGACTTCGGCATCAGGCGCGATCTCCCGGCCTTTGCGCGCACCGTCGTCGAGTTCACCGCCGACACCGCGGGCACACACCAGTTCGCGTGCGGCATGGGAATGCTGCGCGGCACCATCGTTGTGAAGTGA
- a CDS encoding heavy metal translocating P-type ATPase: MSNQLAQPAPPAPPAQPAQKITLPVEGMTCAACQATVQRALSKQPGVAKAAVNLMMHEATVHFDPAATNPAQIVAAINDTGYVSRLPVAADDTSSADDEREQQQKREYNTLRTKSLVSLALGAVAMIASMPLMGGMSPHAEHSGDPLLRWTMTAIDPPVRAALPWLYALDPLILTYALLAATVFVMTWAGRHFYTRAWSGLKHGTADMSTLIAVGTGSAFIYSLAATLVPSWFVADGARPDVYYEAVIIIIALVLLGNAMEARAKTQTTRALRQLAKLQPSSARVRRDGQEQDIPIAAVRAGDIVLVRPGERFPVDGEITSGSGAVDESMLTGESMPVEKATGDRVIGATVNSTAALEVRATAVGTGSVLARIVTLMKEAQGSQAPIQRLADRISAVFVPIVISIAIATFAAWMVLPETPSFASAITAAVSVLIIACPCAMGLAVPTAVMVASGRGAAAGILIKGGEPLERLAAVDTIVFDKTGTLTEGTPRVTDMLIAPGQDRATVLRFAAALESRSEHPLAKAVVAAAGDDRGPRPAVDNVSALPGKGVSGTVDGRNVIAGTEGLLRESGVDVTPLEAKAREWAANANTVVFVAIGGQAVAAFAIADTMRANAKDVVEALGRHGLRTVMLTGDRKATAEAVAKQAGVSEVIAEVLPDGKVAAIKSLQADGHVVAMVGDGLNDAPALAQADIGMAMASGTDIAGEAASVTLMRSDLDSVTQAIVLSRKTMRTMKQNLFWAFVYNVIGIPVAAGVLFPVFGILLSPILASAAMAFSSVSVVSNSLRLRGVTLS, from the coding sequence ATGAGCAACCAACTCGCCCAACCCGCCCCACCGGCCCCACCGGCCCAACCCGCCCAAAAGATCACCCTGCCCGTGGAGGGCATGACCTGCGCGGCGTGCCAGGCGACCGTGCAACGTGCGCTCAGCAAGCAGCCAGGCGTCGCCAAGGCGGCGGTGAACCTGATGATGCACGAAGCCACGGTGCACTTCGATCCGGCGGCGACCAACCCCGCCCAGATCGTCGCGGCCATCAACGACACCGGCTACGTCTCGCGCCTGCCGGTGGCGGCCGATGACACCAGCAGTGCCGATGATGAGCGGGAGCAGCAGCAGAAGCGCGAGTACAACACCCTCCGCACGAAATCGCTGGTGAGCCTTGCCCTCGGCGCGGTGGCGATGATCGCGTCCATGCCGTTGATGGGTGGCATGTCACCGCACGCCGAGCACTCGGGCGATCCGCTGCTCCGTTGGACGATGACCGCGATCGACCCGCCGGTGCGAGCGGCGCTGCCCTGGCTTTACGCACTCGATCCGCTGATCCTGACCTACGCGCTGCTGGCCGCCACCGTCTTCGTCATGACGTGGGCCGGCCGCCACTTCTACACCCGCGCCTGGTCGGGCCTGAAGCACGGCACGGCCGACATGAGCACGCTGATCGCGGTCGGCACGGGGTCAGCTTTCATTTACTCGCTCGCCGCCACGCTGGTGCCGTCGTGGTTCGTCGCCGACGGCGCGCGGCCTGACGTCTATTACGAAGCGGTCATCATCATCATCGCGCTGGTGCTGCTCGGCAACGCCATGGAGGCGCGCGCCAAGACCCAGACGACGAGAGCGCTGCGCCAGTTGGCGAAGCTGCAGCCGTCGAGCGCGCGCGTGCGGCGCGACGGGCAGGAACAGGACATCCCGATCGCCGCGGTCCGCGCCGGCGACATCGTGCTGGTCCGGCCGGGTGAACGCTTCCCTGTGGACGGCGAGATCACCAGCGGCAGCGGCGCGGTGGATGAGTCCATGTTGACCGGTGAGTCGATGCCGGTCGAGAAAGCCACCGGCGACCGGGTAATTGGCGCCACCGTGAACAGCACGGCCGCCCTCGAAGTGCGGGCGACCGCGGTGGGCACCGGCAGCGTGCTGGCCCGCATTGTCACGCTGATGAAAGAGGCGCAAGGCTCGCAGGCGCCGATCCAGCGGCTGGCCGATCGCATTTCGGCGGTGTTCGTGCCAATCGTGATCTCGATCGCGATCGCAACCTTCGCGGCGTGGATGGTGTTGCCCGAGACGCCGTCGTTTGCATCGGCGATCACCGCGGCGGTGTCGGTCCTGATCATCGCGTGCCCGTGCGCCATGGGGCTGGCGGTGCCGACCGCCGTGATGGTGGCCAGCGGGCGCGGCGCGGCGGCCGGCATCCTGATCAAGGGCGGTGAACCGCTCGAGCGGCTGGCGGCCGTCGATACGATCGTCTTCGACAAGACGGGAACGCTGACCGAGGGCACCCCGCGCGTCACCGACATGCTGATCGCGCCGGGACAGGACCGGGCGACGGTGCTGCGGTTCGCCGCGGCGCTCGAGAGCCGCTCCGAGCACCCGCTCGCCAAAGCGGTCGTCGCCGCAGCCGGTGACGACCGCGGCCCGCGGCCGGCAGTGGATAACGTGAGCGCGCTGCCGGGTAAGGGCGTAAGTGGCACGGTCGATGGCCGGAACGTGATCGCCGGCACCGAAGGCCTGCTGCGCGAGTCTGGCGTGGACGTGACGCCGCTCGAGGCGAAGGCGCGCGAGTGGGCGGCCAACGCCAACACGGTGGTCTTTGTCGCGATCGGCGGCCAGGCCGTCGCGGCGTTCGCCATCGCCGACACCATGCGCGCGAACGCGAAAGACGTGGTCGAGGCGCTCGGCCGGCACGGGTTGCGGACGGTCATGCTCACTGGCGACCGGAAGGCGACCGCGGAGGCGGTGGCGAAGCAGGCCGGCGTCAGTGAAGTCATCGCCGAAGTCCTGCCCGACGGCAAGGTCGCGGCGATCAAGAGTCTGCAGGCGGACGGCCACGTCGTGGCGATGGTGGGCGACGGCTTGAACGACGCCCCGGCGCTGGCGCAAGCCGACATCGGCATGGCCATGGCCTCGGGTACCGACATTGCCGGCGAGGCCGCGTCGGTCACGCTGATGCGCAGCGACCTCGACAGCGTAACCCAGGCGATCGTCCTCTCCCGCAAGACCATGCGGACGATGAAGCAGAACCTGTTCTGGGCGTTTGTCTACAACGTGATTGGGATCCCAGTCGCGGCCGGCGTGCTGTTCCCCGTCTTCGGTATCCTGCTGAGCCCCATCCTCGCCAGTGCGGCGATGGCATTCAGTTCGGTGAGCGTCGTCTCCAACAGCCTTCGTCTACGAGGAGTGACCCTGTCGTGA
- a CDS encoding metal-sensitive transcriptional regulator, whose amino-acid sequence MKHTHEHAVAVDPEVKDANLKRLRRIEGQIRGIHKMVEEDRYCPDIITQIASAQEALRAVGRQLLRNHLKHCVASAIKQGPKEADATYDELLELVYRHLR is encoded by the coding sequence GTGAAGCACACACATGAGCATGCGGTGGCCGTGGATCCCGAAGTGAAGGACGCGAACCTGAAGCGCCTCCGGCGCATCGAAGGCCAGATCCGCGGCATCCACAAGATGGTCGAAGAGGATCGTTACTGCCCCGACATCATCACGCAAATTGCCTCAGCGCAAGAGGCGCTGCGGGCGGTGGGACGACAGCTGCTACGCAACCATTTGAAGCACTGCGTCGCCTCGGCGATCAAGCAGGGACCGAAAGAAGCGGACGCCACCTACGACGAGCTGCTGGAGCTCGTGTATCGACACCTTCGGTGA
- a CDS encoding YqgE/AlgH family protein, with protein sequence MANASLAPVLLVSMPQLNDPNFSKTVILLAEYGAHGAFGLVLNRRMPEPAQAIVTADEPIEIHPKMHLFTGGPVEPTRAWILTAKPELDPEALEVQAGVYLSASPTLVRQTLEASPEPGIRMIVGYAGWGAGQLDGELAESSWLLAPVESDLIFSTPVDQMWEVAIRRLGAEPSMLQGSSGVH encoded by the coding sequence ATGGCGAACGCCTCTCTCGCCCCCGTGCTGCTGGTCTCGATGCCTCAGCTGAACGATCCCAATTTCTCGAAGACGGTCATCCTGCTGGCGGAGTACGGCGCCCATGGCGCCTTCGGTCTGGTGCTGAACCGCCGGATGCCGGAGCCCGCGCAGGCGATTGTCACGGCCGACGAACCGATCGAGATCCATCCGAAGATGCACCTGTTCACCGGTGGCCCGGTCGAGCCGACCCGCGCGTGGATCCTGACCGCGAAGCCCGAGCTCGATCCGGAAGCGCTCGAAGTGCAGGCGGGCGTTTATCTGTCGGCCTCGCCCACACTGGTGAGGCAGACGCTCGAGGCCTCGCCCGAACCCGGGATCCGGATGATCGTTGGCTATGCCGGCTGGGGCGCGGGGCAACTTGATGGCGAACTCGCCGAGTCATCCTGGCTGCTGGCGCCGGTCGAGTCGGATCTGATCTTCTCGACGCCGGTCGACCAGATGTGGGAAGTGGCTATCAGGCGGCTGGGTGCGGAGCCCTCCATGTTGCAAGGTTCGTCGGGCGTTCACTAG
- the queG gene encoding tRNA epoxyqueuosine(34) reductase QueG, producing MLTAQSIKQQALTLGFDVCGVAPATALPELAFLPEWLARGYAGDMIYLHKSAHARADIRNFLPSARSVIVAGAIYNTEQPGVGNRESGVDGVRVARYARGQDYHIVLAERLERLTTWMREQTHEPFATAIFVDKHHVQERVYAQHAGIGWIGKNSCVINPELGSYMFLCGVATSLTLDVDAPATDQCGACTLCLDSCPTGAIVDEHVVDATRCISYLTIEIDGAIPEPQRPWLGNHAYGCDICQEVCPYNLAPVVTADPAWTAAPRDGASAAELWQRTDRELHEFVKGSAMTHLPLSGLRRNLAIVIGNAGDAALAPVLERPGHGVKNSAHSAHTPVVEEAVAWARRRLK from the coding sequence GTGCTGACAGCGCAGTCGATCAAGCAGCAGGCGCTGACCCTCGGATTTGATGTCTGCGGGGTGGCGCCTGCGACGGCGCTGCCCGAACTCGCGTTCCTCCCTGAATGGCTCGCCCGCGGCTACGCGGGCGACATGATCTACCTGCATAAGTCAGCCCACGCGCGCGCTGATATCCGGAACTTCCTGCCCTCGGCACGCTCGGTCATCGTCGCGGGCGCGATCTACAACACCGAACAGCCGGGAGTCGGGAACCGGGAGTCGGGAGTCGATGGAGTTCGAGTCGCTCGCTACGCGCGCGGGCAGGACTACCACATCGTCCTCGCCGAACGGCTGGAGCGGCTCACCACGTGGATGCGCGAGCAGACCCACGAGCCGTTCGCGACGGCCATCTTTGTCGACAAGCATCACGTGCAGGAACGCGTCTACGCGCAGCACGCCGGGATCGGCTGGATCGGCAAGAACAGTTGCGTGATCAATCCTGAACTCGGCTCCTACATGTTCTTGTGCGGCGTGGCGACGAGCCTGACCCTGGACGTGGATGCGCCGGCGACCGATCAATGTGGCGCCTGCACATTGTGTCTTGATTCGTGCCCGACCGGCGCGATTGTCGATGAGCACGTGGTCGACGCCACCAGGTGCATCTCGTACTTGACCATTGAAATTGACGGGGCCATCCCGGAGCCGCAGCGGCCCTGGCTGGGCAACCACGCCTACGGTTGCGACATCTGCCAGGAGGTGTGCCCGTACAACCTGGCCCCGGTGGTGACTGCGGATCCGGCGTGGACGGCGGCGCCGAGGGACGGCGCGTCGGCCGCCGAGCTGTGGCAGCGCACCGACCGGGAACTGCATGAGTTCGTGAAGGGCAGCGCGATGACGCACCTGCCGTTGTCGGGCCTGCGCCGCAACCTGGCCATCGTGATTGGCAATGCCGGCGATGCGGCGCTGGCGCCGGTGCTCGAGCGGCCTGGCCACGGGGTGAAGAACTCGGCGCACAGCGCGCACACGCCAGTGGTCGAGGAGGCGGTGGCGTGGGCGAGGCGACGATTGAAGTAG
- the acnA gene encoding aconitate hydratase AcnA has translation MPSLDTFKTRTALSVGADTVSIYSLPALEKAGFPNVARLPYSLKILLENLLRREDNGFVKTADITALATWDPKTIGEKEMSFMPARVLLQDFTGVPCVVDLAAMRDGIVALGGDPQKVNPLQPVELVIDHSVQVDHFGTANAKDLNADLEYHRNRERYVFLRWGQTGFRNFRVVPPETGIVHQVNIEYLARVVCRDADGTAYPDTVFGTDSHTTMVNGLGVVGWGVGGIEAEAAMLGQPSSMLIPTVLGYRLSGQLPEGATATDLVLTITEALRKRGVVGKFVEFYGPGLANLTIADRVTLGNMCPEYGATVAIFPIDDMTLEYMRLTGREASQVALVEAYAKAQGLFATAGAPDAVYTETMEMDLASVVPSLAGPRRPQDRVSLSKAKASFAGSLDELKKGVKPSTSSGQGPGGTGAAVATPTQLEHGSVVIAAITSCTNTSNPSVMIGAGLVAKKAVEHGLTRKPWVKTSLAPGSKVVTDYLKKAGLDTYLDQIGFNLVGYGCTTCIGNSGPLPEEVSSEIIERGLVVASVLSGNRNFEGRIQQEVRANYLASPPLVVAYALAGSMNIDLTTEPLGTGQDGQPVYLKDVWPTEKEIQAAMLHSVTSEAYRQQYANVFEGQERWKNLPVPTGDRFAWEADSTYIRKPPFLENLSMTPAPLTEITGARALALLGDSITTDHISPAGNIKANSPAGKYLVEHGVAPVDFNSYGARRGNHEVMMRGTFANPRIKNQMVPGIEGGVTAYLPGGDVVPIYDAAMKYQAAGVPLVVIAGKEYGSGSSRDWAAKGTMLLGVKAVIAESYERIHRSNLVNMGVLPLQFTDGENAASVGLTGRETFALAGAGAALKPRAVVTVTATAEDGSTKSFTAMARIDTPEELVAFSHGGILPYVLRQLVRSSK, from the coding sequence ATGCCTAGTCTCGATACTTTCAAGACCCGCACCGCGTTGTCCGTCGGCGCCGATACGGTCAGCATTTACAGCCTGCCCGCACTCGAGAAGGCCGGGTTCCCGAACGTGGCCCGCCTGCCGTACTCCCTGAAGATCCTGCTCGAGAACCTGCTGCGCCGCGAGGACAACGGGTTTGTCAAGACCGCTGATATCACGGCGCTGGCGACGTGGGATCCGAAGACGATTGGCGAGAAGGAAATGTCGTTCATGCCGGCCCGCGTGCTGTTGCAGGACTTCACCGGCGTGCCGTGTGTCGTCGACCTGGCAGCCATGCGCGACGGCATTGTCGCGCTCGGCGGCGATCCGCAGAAAGTGAATCCGCTGCAGCCCGTGGAACTGGTCATCGACCACTCCGTGCAGGTCGATCACTTCGGGACCGCCAACGCCAAGGACCTGAACGCCGACCTCGAGTACCACCGCAACCGCGAACGCTACGTGTTCCTGCGCTGGGGCCAGACCGGCTTCCGCAACTTCCGCGTCGTCCCGCCCGAAACCGGCATCGTGCACCAGGTCAACATTGAGTACCTCGCGCGGGTGGTGTGCCGCGATGCCGATGGCACGGCGTATCCGGACACGGTGTTCGGCACCGACTCGCACACCACCATGGTCAACGGCCTGGGCGTGGTGGGCTGGGGCGTGGGTGGGATCGAGGCCGAGGCGGCCATGCTCGGCCAGCCCAGTTCGATGCTCATTCCGACCGTGCTCGGCTACCGGCTGTCGGGGCAGCTGCCCGAGGGCGCGACCGCGACCGACCTGGTGCTGACCATCACCGAAGCGCTGCGTAAGCGCGGCGTGGTCGGTAAGTTCGTCGAGTTCTACGGTCCCGGCCTTGCGAACCTGACCATCGCCGACCGCGTGACGCTGGGCAACATGTGCCCGGAGTACGGCGCGACCGTCGCGATCTTCCCGATTGACGACATGACGCTCGAGTACATGCGGCTGACCGGACGCGAGGCGTCGCAGGTGGCGCTGGTGGAGGCCTACGCCAAGGCGCAGGGCCTGTTTGCCACGGCCGGGGCGCCGGATGCCGTCTACACCGAGACCATGGAGATGGACCTGGCGAGCGTGGTGCCCAGCCTAGCCGGCCCGCGGCGGCCGCAGGATCGCGTGTCGCTGTCGAAAGCCAAGGCTTCGTTCGCCGGTTCGCTCGACGAGTTGAAGAAGGGCGTGAAGCCTTCGACAAGCTCAGGCCAGGGTCCTGGTGGCACCGGCGCTGCCGTGGCCACGCCGACCCAGCTTGAACATGGTTCGGTCGTGATCGCGGCCATTACGAGCTGCACGAACACCTCGAACCCGAGCGTAATGATTGGCGCCGGCCTCGTGGCCAAGAAGGCGGTCGAACACGGCCTGACCCGCAAGCCGTGGGTGAAGACCAGCCTCGCGCCGGGCTCGAAGGTGGTCACCGACTACCTGAAGAAGGCCGGCCTCGACACGTATCTCGATCAGATCGGCTTCAACCTGGTGGGCTACGGCTGCACCACCTGCATCGGCAACAGCGGCCCGCTGCCGGAAGAGGTCTCGTCCGAGATCATCGAGCGCGGACTGGTCGTGGCCTCGGTGCTGAGCGGCAATCGGAACTTCGAGGGCCGCATCCAGCAGGAGGTGCGCGCCAACTACCTGGCGTCGCCGCCGCTGGTGGTCGCCTACGCGCTGGCCGGGTCGATGAACATCGACCTCACCACCGAACCGCTGGGCACCGGCCAGGACGGCCAGCCGGTCTACCTGAAGGACGTGTGGCCGACGGAGAAGGAAATCCAGGCGGCCATGCTGCACAGCGTGACGTCGGAGGCCTATCGCCAGCAGTACGCCAACGTGTTCGAAGGGCAGGAGCGCTGGAAGAACCTGCCGGTGCCGACCGGCGACCGGTTCGCCTGGGAAGCCGACTCCACCTATATCCGCAAGCCGCCGTTCCTCGAGAACCTGTCGATGACGCCGGCGCCGCTGACCGAGATCACCGGCGCGCGCGCGCTCGCGCTGCTCGGCGACAGCATCACCACCGACCACATCTCGCCGGCCGGCAACATCAAGGCCAATAGCCCCGCCGGCAAGTACCTGGTCGAGCATGGCGTGGCGCCGGTGGACTTCAACTCCTATGGCGCCCGCCGCGGCAACCACGAGGTCATGATGCGCGGCACGTTTGCCAACCCGCGGATCAAGAACCAGATGGTGCCGGGCATCGAGGGCGGCGTGACCGCCTACTTGCCCGGTGGCGACGTCGTGCCCATCTACGACGCCGCGATGAAGTACCAGGCGGCCGGCGTGCCGCTGGTAGTGATTGCGGGCAAGGAGTACGGCTCGGGATCGTCGCGCGACTGGGCAGCCAAGGGCACCATGCTGCTCGGCGTGAAGGCGGTGATCGCGGAAAGCTACGAGCGCATCCATCGCAGCAATCTCGTGAACATGGGCGTGCTGCCCCTGCAGTTCACCGACGGCGAGAACGCGGCCAGCGTCGGATTGACCGGCCGCGAGACGTTCGCGCTGGCCGGTGCGGGTGCGGCCCTGAAGCCGCGTGCGGTCGTTACGGTGACCGCGACGGCCGAGGACGGTTCGACGAAGTCGTTCACGGCCATGGCGCGCATCGACACGCCCGAGGAACTGGTGGCGTTCTCGCACGGCGGCATCCTGCCGTATGTGCTGCGTCAGCTCGTCCGCAGTTCGAAGTGA